A stretch of the Arachis stenosperma cultivar V10309 chromosome 6, arast.V10309.gnm1.PFL2, whole genome shotgun sequence genome encodes the following:
- the LOC130932807 gene encoding adenylate kinase 1, chloroplastic: MAAVTRLVKRASPSLSVSSTAARRLFCSESSSPAPPQDHFHAPQRKDPKDRNVQWVFLGCPGVGKGTYASRLCNLIGVPHIATGDLVRHELASKGPLSSQLSEIVNQGKLVSDEIIISLLSKRLADGEAKDETGFILDGFPRTISQAEILERVIDIDLVVNLKLQEEALLAKCLGRRICNQCGGNFNVASIDVKGENGSPGMSMAPLLPPAHCMSKLITRSDDTEAVVKERLRIYNEMSKPVEEFYRSRGKLLEFNLPGGIPESWPKLLQALNLDDYEEKRSAAA; encoded by the exons ATGGCGGCCGTAACCCGCCTCGTGAAGCGCGCCTCCCCTTCCCTCTCCGTCTCTTCCACCGCGGCAAGAAGGCTCTTCTGTTCCGAATCCAGCTCCCCCGCGCCGCCGCAGGATCACTTCCACGCCCCGCAGCGCAAGGATCCGAAGGACAGGAATGTGCAGTGGGTGTTCCTTGGGTGCCCCGGCGTCGGAAAGGGCACCTACGCCAGCCGCCTCTGCAACCTCATCGGCGTCCCTCACATCGCCACCGGCGATCTCGTCCGCCACGAGCTCGCCTCCAAAGGCCCCCTTTCCTCTCAG CTATCAGAAATTGTAAATCAAGGTAAATTGGTATCAGATGAAATTATTATAAGTTTATTATCAAAGAGGTTGGCTGATGGGGAAGCTAAAGACGAGACCGGATTCATTCTTGATGGTTTTCCTCGAACAATAAGCCAAGCA GAAATATTGGAAAGAGTAATTGACATTGACTTGGTAGTCAATCTGAAGCTCCAAGAAGAAGCATTGCTTGCAAAATGCCTGGGTAGGAGAATTTGCAATCAGTGTGGTGGAAATTTTAATGTTGCTTCCATTGACGTCAAGGGTGAGAATGGGAGCCCTGGAATGTCTATGGCTCCGCTTCTTCCTCCAGCTCATTGTATGTCAAAGCTCATTACTCGTTCAGACGATACCGAAGCTGTAGTTAAAGAAAGGCTTCGCATATACAATGAAATG AGTAAGCCTGTGGAGGAATTCTACCGTAGTCGAGGAAAACTATTGGAGTTTAACCTTCCCGGAGGGATCCCAGAATCTTGGCCAAAATTGCTGCAAGCTCTTAATCTCGATGATTATGAGGAGAAGCGGTCCGCTGCAGCATAA